The following coding sequences lie in one Crassostrea angulata isolate pt1a10 chromosome 10, ASM2561291v2, whole genome shotgun sequence genomic window:
- the LOC128168233 gene encoding indoleamine 2,3-dioxygenase 1-like yields the protein MAKLTGVNLKDYGISSTMGFLLDKPLERLPEYFGEWNSLAKEAPKLSSQDKTLREKVQKLPLLDHERLTSYRELRLAHVVLGAIATGYIWQEGDQGVPKVLPRALAVPWCAVSKRLGLQPVICHPALCLANVKIKDPNRPVDLSNLSCLYHVVPGGRQAEWFIIVTAMIEYKFAPAITHIIKAISTAYNDDVKGYQNSMAEIKNVMTILKETFSRMHDELDADVFYNVLRPYLNGWGGNGSSLPEGLIYEGVSEKPQKMIGGSAAQSSTMQLMDAALGVKHDQDIEDFLNKMRSYMPPKHAAFIELISRETSLRQYAQACEDVKTSYNEAVQSLIDFRSYHIQIVTKYIIITSNNEARNRDFESVSNKGTGGSSLVPFLKSIRDATNRALVE from the exons ATGGCTAAGCTCACTGGAGTAAACCTCAAGGATTATGGGATATCTAGTACTATGGGGTTTCTTCTCGACAAACCACTG GAACGACTGCCAGAGTACTTTGGGGAATGGAACTCTCTTGCAAAAGAGGCACCAAAGTTATCAAGCCAGGATAAAACTTTGCGGGAAAAAGTTCAAAAG CTGCCATTACTTGATCACGAGCGCCTGACGTCGTACCGTGAACTTCGACTCGCTCATGTAGTGCTGGGTGCCATTGCCACTGGGTACATCTGGCAGGAAGGCGACCAAGGGGTTCCAAAG GTATTACCCCGGGCCCTGGCAGTGCCTTGGTGTGCGGTGTCTAAACGTCTTGGTCTCCAACCAGTTATTTGCCATCCCGCACTTTGTCTCGCTAACGTCAAAATCAAAGATCCAAACAG GCCTGTGGATTTATC GAACCTCAGCTGTCTGTATCACGTCGTTCCGGGGGGTAGGCAGGCCGAATGGTTCATCATAGTCACCGCCATGATAGAATACAAATTCGCTCCTGCCATTacg CACATCATCAAAGCTATTTCCACTGCGTACAATGATGACGTCAAAGGATACCAGAATTCCATGGCGGAAATCAAAAATGTGATGACAATACTAAAGGAGACATTTTCTAGAATGCACG aTGAGCTTGATGCAGATGTCTTTTACAATGTTTTGCGTCCCTATCTTAATGG ATGGGGCGGGAATGGATCTTCATTACCGGAAGGACTAATTTACGAAGGAGTATCGGAGAAACCTCAAAAG ATGATCGGAGGAAGCGCGGCACAGAGCAGCACGATGCAGTTGATGGATGCTGCACTAGGGGTCAAACACGATCAAG acATAGAagactttttaaacaaaatgcgGTCGTACATGCCTCCCAAACACGCCGCGTTTATCGAGCTGATTTCCCGGGAGACCAGTCTAAGGCAGTATG CCCAGGCCTGTGAAGATGTGAAGACTTCCTATAACGAGGCAGTACAGTCACTGATAGACTTCCGTTCCTATCACATACAGATCGTCACAAA GTATATAATTATTACGTCCAACAACGAGGCGAGGAACAGAGACTTTGAGTCCGTGTCTAACAAGGGAACTGGTGGATCCA GTCTCGTTCCATTTTTGAAGAGTATACGTGACGCTACGAACAGAGCTCTCGTAGAATGA
- the LOC128167629 gene encoding uncharacterized protein LOC128167629 yields MDPIPPTPIISISQRCRPRMPRKQDLEALREFLKHTDTRTVALALQITGCLDRRLDVGDITWGELFRTLVFRDYSFVSSDDLCRRFFDHGYQELARSLYMHFLYAESHSQSLVTVKRSVPINKKSIHLYFKNLKRLVHNAQFKDPRSFFRKQARLLQNQIQHERAESKRQFLSDKYIALLGAEIDAIAITYDVTLPDQDIFTELKSLAVNSTDASISEVVFFGRKANALAIAKKFSEGEDMVKQAHCCANFTGPCLEIANMIYIDVYFKLWQFEQTPTTELKESLLYEGSKGLWALSEEEEEIRNLWKRMFLLRMIFCLVGLSNKGRCIPGCVICEEDVDRAEKYMNEINLKDIEARREMMYYIAKARIKQLRRMFDDANSEIDRAEAIAQSGNFKEIDSIMEYRSFLKKLGSETEVKTVLDEQHEDLADAPSLLIPSLESLGLTETRDSEETSVKVEPYMVDKVGNQPHNVDGVVLEPSPYNSWSVLGGQFPSASSSEQSDDSVEYSIISKEPVQETHRPRLCLDCPRNSIEPVQNIPQDLYSALEIKDATKLDSLILNYRNDPHVNQVVTEQDRNCLTLSTHEILSDDDNRLRLSSFDNG; encoded by the coding sequence ATGGATCCTATTCCTCCGACTCCTATCATATCTATCTCACAACGATGCCGACCGCGCATGCCCAGGAAACAGGATCTTGAAGCTTTGAGGGAATTCTTGAAACACACTGACACCAGGACAGTTGCTTTAGCGTTGCAGATTACGGGGTGCCTGGATAGACGATTGGATGTGGGTGATATCACGTGGGGAGAACTATTTCGGACCCTGGTCTTCAGGGACTACAGTTTCGTGTCATCAGACGATCTTTGTAGACGTTTCTTTGACCACGGCTATCAGGAACTGGCCAGGAGTctttatatgcattttttataCGCAGAATCACATTCTCAGTCGCTGGTCACTGTAAAACGGTCGGTTCCCATCAATAAAAAGTcgatacatttgtattttaagaATCTCAAACGTTTAGTTCATAATGCTCAGTTTAAAGATCCACGGAGTTTTTTCCGGAAACAGGCTCGTCTTTTGCAAAACCAGATTCAACACGAGAGAGCAGAATCTAAACGGCAGTTTCTCTCAGACAAATATATTGCTTTACTGGGAGCAGAAATTGACGCAATTGCTATTACTTATGATGTAACATTACCTGATCAAGACATTTTCACAGAACTAAAATCGCTTGCTGTAAACTCGACAGACGCCTCAATATCTGAAGTCGTTTTCTTCGGGAGAAAAGCTAATGCTTTGGCTATTGCTAAGAAGTTTTCAGAAGGGGAAGACATGGTTAAACAGGCCCATTGTTGCGCGAACTTCACCGGGCCGTGTCTAGAGATAGCAAACATGATCTACATTGACGTGTACTTCAAGCTGTGGCAGTTCGAACAGACGCCTACGACGGAATTGAAGGAATCGCTTCTTTACGAAGGCAGCAAAGGACTGTGGGCACTTAGCGAGGAGGAGGAAGAAATCAGGAATCTGTGGAAGAGGATGTTTCTCCTAAGGATGATATTTTGTCTGGTGGGATTAAGTAACAAGGGTCGTTGTATTCCGGGTTGCGTTATTTGCGAAGAGGACGTGGACAGGGCAGAAAAGTATATGAACGAGATCAATCTTAAAGACATCGAAGCAAGACGAGAAATGATGTACTACATTGCTAAGGCCAGGATAAAACAGCTCAGAAGAATGTTTGATGATGCTAACTCGGAAATTGATAGGGCAGAAGCTATAGCACAGTCTGGAAACTTCAAGGAGATTGACTCGATAATGGAATATAGATCTTTCCTTAAAAAGTTGGGCTCAGAAACGGAGGTCAAAACAGTCCTCGATGAACAACACGAAGATTTAGCTGATGCACCATCTTTGTTGATCCCATCTCTTGAATCTCTAGGATTAACAGAGACTCGAGACTCCGAAGAGACTTCAGTGAAGGTGGAACCATATATGGTTGACAAAGTTGGTAACCAACCCCACAATGTCGACGGTGTTGTATTAGAACCAAGTCCGTATAACTCGTGGTCAGTGCTGGGGGGACAGTTTCCGTCCGCTTCGTCTTCGGAACAGTCCGATGATTCAGTGGAATATAGTATTATTTCCAAGGAACCGGTACAAGAGACTCACCGTCCCAGACTGTGTTTGGATTGCCCTAGGAACTCTATCGAACCAGTACAGAACATTCCACAAGATTTATACTCGGCGCTTGAAATTAAAGATGCTACAAAATTAGATTCTTTGATATTAAATTACAGAAATGACCCACATGTAAACCAAGTGGTCACTGAACAAGACAGAAATTGTTTGACTTTGTCTACTCACGAAATATTATCTGACGACGATAACAGACTCCGTCTCTCCTCTTTTGATAACGGCTAA
- the LOC128167630 gene encoding beta-1,3-galactosyltransferase 5-like encodes MDGSSMKTIRNCRFNYRTLAVLVCVILIVGIIYTKYFHFRNSGKTWRPIDLVPLETCVGSTCILSNDTSAGMKYALYFQPRKTKVNEFVYRFINQPTDTCDPMSPPVLIIIVPSSPSHVEERKAIRSTWGSVSHGEKWPLQNIKGKAKLVFLLGITENITTLQKIQDEVNEHNDIVQCNFLDTYRNLSLKILSGIRWTYLKCPDVKYILKADDDTFVNLPLLVATLEGYYHKVDRNGAIFGNINGDAKVRRRGMWKVNEIDYPFPHFPPYAYGNTYVISANIAGRIFSASEYMPYIPIEDAYITGILAKVIDARLVFVSGFTFWLDYKPNYCDFVNDNRISATKVSFKYMFYLWEKIHSSEVDC; translated from the exons ATG GATGGGTCCTCTATGAAGACGATACGAAACTGTCGATTTAATTACAGAACTCTGGCCGTGTTGGTTTGTGTGATTTTAATCGTTGGTATAATCTATACGAAATATTTCCACTTTCGGAATTCTGGGAAAACATGGCGTCCTATAGATTTGGTACCATTGGAGACATGCGTCGGCAGCACGTGCATCTTATCAAACGATACATCTGCTGGAATGAAATATGCTTTGTATTTCCAACCTAGAAAAACTAAAGTGAATGAATTTGTGTATCGGTTCATAAATCAGCCAACAGACACGTGCGACCCGATGTCTCCCCCGGTTTTAATCATTATAGTACCTTCCTCTCCTTCCCACGTAGAAGAGCGGAAAGCTATTCGATCCACGTGGGGAAGCGTATCTCACGGAGAGAAATGGCCGTTACAAAATATCAAAGGTAAAGCTAAGCTCGTGTTTTTGTTAGGAATAACCGAAAACATCACCACCCTTCAGAAGATACAGGACGAAGTCAATGAACACAACGATATCGTCCAGTGTAATTTTCTAGACACATACCGAAATCTGTCCCTCAAAATATTGTCCGGAATTCGATGGACATACTTGAAATGTCCCGATGTTAAGTATATTTTGAAAGCGGACGACGACACGTTTGTCAATCTGCCGCTACTCGTAGCCACGCTGGAGGGGTACTACCACAAGGTGGACAGAAACGGAGCTATATTTGGAAACATTAATGGCGACGCCAAGGTCAGACGCCGAGGGATGTGGAAGGTCAATGAAATCGATTACCCTTTTCCCCATTTTCCACCGTATGCATACGGAAACACCTACGTCATATCCGCTAATATTGCGGGCCGGATATTTAGTGCGTCGGAGTATATGCCGTATATTCCGATAGAGGACGCTTACATCACGGGGATACTGGCCAAGGTAATAGACGCCCGCCTCGTGTTCGTGTCGGGTTTTACCTTTTGGTTGGACTATAAGCCGAATTACTGTGATTTTGTGAATGACAACAGAATTTCTGCTACTAAAGTCAGCTTTAAGTACATGTTTTACCTTTGGGAAAAAATACATTCTAGTGAAGTAGATTGTTAA